The Gemmata palustris genome includes a region encoding these proteins:
- a CDS encoding PEP-CTERM sorting domain-containing protein, with protein MPVSSGPSSGPWRISLKYLRPLALALLLAAPATGNAAFTVTVQEASGPVIAISDGGALDADGLINGSITADTASLNALLTNFSFSSLGGTSSLLGGGPAEVTVSGLVTRLPGADFSTVTITSGDTGFTSGNPKSLVTSVSDTFQNTTSGDLRTFQGVFDATAAGGAFVTSPLFVFIPPNGAGPFNTSNLGFTTPLGVQPSPFDLTTTTVITLGPNPTSGIQSDQFFGSAGVTAPITPTPEPASLTLLATGAVTLLAFRRRKAV; from the coding sequence ATGCCCGTTTCGAGTGGCCCCTCTTCCGGCCCTTGGAGAATCAGCTTGAAGTACCTCAGACCGCTCGCCCTCGCCCTCCTGCTCGCCGCACCGGCAACCGGGAACGCCGCGTTCACCGTCACCGTACAGGAAGCCAGCGGCCCAGTCATCGCCATCTCCGACGGCGGCGCGCTCGACGCGGACGGGCTGATTAACGGGTCGATCACCGCCGACACCGCATCCCTGAATGCACTGCTGACGAACTTCTCGTTCTCATCCCTCGGCGGCACGTCCAGCCTACTGGGCGGCGGTCCGGCTGAAGTGACGGTGAGCGGCTTGGTCACCCGGCTGCCGGGCGCGGACTTTAGCACCGTAACCATCACCTCGGGCGATACCGGATTCACGTCCGGTAACCCGAAGAGCTTAGTGACCTCTGTCTCGGACACGTTTCAGAACACCACGTCCGGTGACTTGCGGACATTTCAGGGCGTGTTCGACGCGACGGCGGCGGGCGGTGCCTTCGTGACCTCACCCTTGTTCGTTTTCATCCCTCCCAATGGAGCGGGACCGTTCAACACCTCGAATCTGGGGTTCACAACGCCTCTTGGGGTCCAGCCGTCCCCATTCGACCTGACTACCACGACGGTCATCACCTTGGGGCCGAATCCGACGAGCGGTATCCAGTCCGACCAGTTCTTCGGCAGTGCCGGTGTCACCGCACCGATCACCCCCACTCCTGAGCCCGCCTCGCTCACTCTTCTCGCCACCGGTGCGGTTACGCTTCTTGCTTTCCGTCGGCGGAAGGCGGTCTGA
- a CDS encoding TIGR03067 domain-containing protein, translating to MLAVVVLSVLAVLPDPTEKWPEAARTELKNLQGHWRVEKNISAGDEMMPPEEQIAQFKGRFLISEGGDVVEVVAIDPTTDPKCIDFRGIFPDRPNAVTEAVYKLDGDTLILHLYMGEGKSRPAGLDPQKEKGFELVVLKRVKK from the coding sequence ATGCTTGCAGTCGTCGTCCTGTCGGTGCTCGCCGTACTCCCCGATCCGACCGAGAAGTGGCCGGAGGCGGCTCGCACGGAGCTGAAAAACCTTCAGGGACACTGGCGGGTGGAGAAGAACATCAGTGCCGGGGATGAAATGATGCCCCCGGAGGAGCAGATCGCCCAGTTCAAGGGGCGGTTCCTGATCAGCGAGGGCGGGGACGTGGTCGAAGTGGTAGCCATCGACCCAACCACCGACCCGAAGTGTATCGATTTTCGGGGCATCTTCCCGGACCGACCGAACGCCGTCACCGAGGCCGTCTACAAGTTGGACGGGGATACGCTCATCCTGCATCTGTACATGGGCGAGGGAAAGAGCCGACCGGCCGGTCTGGACCCTCAGAAGGAGAAGGGATTCGAGCTGGTGGTGCTCAAACGGGTGAAGAAGTGA
- a CDS encoding GP88 family protein, with translation MARDVRNLLIQGNQKLSQAIFHWDLPAALTCPGSSELCREKCYALRRRYLFPQVQERLQYCYEVSKRKDFPTLMIEEIRRKGAAFVVRIHCAGDFFSPSYVRKWIEVVKGSPNTRFFGYSRSWRVQAIYPALCELAQQPNMRLFFSADSETGAPPELPENVRVAWMMVEEEEPIPEVDLIFRDFPLRKNSPSRIGLTLICPNEVGDHRSDEVNCGTCGFCWR, from the coding sequence ATGGCTCGGGACGTTCGTAATTTGTTGATTCAAGGGAATCAGAAACTCTCGCAGGCGATCTTTCACTGGGATCTACCTGCCGCCCTCACATGCCCCGGTTCGTCGGAGTTGTGTAGGGAAAAGTGTTACGCACTACGCCGTCGCTACCTGTTCCCCCAGGTCCAGGAGCGGCTGCAATACTGCTACGAGGTGAGCAAGCGGAAGGACTTTCCGACGCTCATGATCGAGGAGATCCGGCGGAAGGGTGCGGCGTTCGTCGTTCGCATCCATTGCGCCGGAGATTTTTTTTCACCGTCCTACGTCCGCAAATGGATCGAGGTGGTGAAGGGTTCGCCGAACACGCGCTTTTTCGGATATTCGAGGAGCTGGCGCGTGCAGGCCATCTACCCCGCTCTTTGCGAGCTGGCACAGCAGCCCAACATGCGGCTGTTCTTCTCGGCGGACTCTGAAACCGGAGCACCGCCGGAGCTGCCAGAAAACGTGCGCGTGGCGTGGATGATGGTTGAAGAGGAGGAACCGATCCCGGAAGTGGATTTGATCTTTCGTGACTTCCCGTTGCGGAAGAACTCACCGTCTCGGATCGGGTTAACCCTCATCTGCCCAAACGAAGTCGGCGATCACCGCAGTGACGAAGTGAACTGTGGTACGTGCGGTTTTTGTTGGAGGTAG